The sequence TTGTCCTTATTTGGCACCTTAACATTTAAGAGTGAACTCATTTGCATTTGGTTACAAGTAAGCATACATAGGCTCATACTACATATCTTACCTTCAGGGTCATACGTTTGAAAGACTCGTCTGGCTTGTTCTGAGGGAGCTTCAGGAGCAACAAGAGCTAAATCCTTAAGAGAGAATTCACCAAGATTAAATACATCACTGGAAAAATGATGAAAAGCAATAAACACAAACAATGAAAATGCAGAATGTCATCTTCATAAATGAAACACCTAGGAAAATGAGGCAtaggtttctttgtttgttttattactaGAAACTGGTAATTAATAATCAACCCTAGTGAACAGTAGGACAAAGCCAGAGTAGTAGTAAAAGATGTTCCAGTAAGTGAAAGGCCAAAATGGTTCATTTCAGACATAACAGCAAACAATAGTTAAGAAAGCTCCATTACAGTTTTAAATCATGTCCAAATTGACAAACCATTGTTTACAATatagtgacaaaaaaaaatcacaaatcatAATTTTGAAATAACTTTGCAGAAACATGGTTTGGCACAGTATCAATTGACCAACCATAATTGTGGCTGTTTCTCTACCATCAGAGCCGAATGCATGTACAGACTAGTGTGCTGAGCAGAtaagcagttctaaagcatggcTTGCCATCTAGATTGTTATTAGTGTAAACCATGGTGTGACACTGAACTACTGTATGCTTTCAGCACCAGAAACAGTGCATAAAGGGACTTCCAGGATTATACAAAGCAATAAAGAAAGCAATGATTACATATCTCACAaagcagtgtacacacacacacacagtgctgctATTTCAATTTTAGTTCTAGGGGCACTCAAATTAGAGAGCTTTAGTTTTTCCCCCAATCAAACAGTTCTTGTGAGTTGAATGGTTAGCCGCTCCTTTTCTCCcaattccttccccttccccctacTTTTCTCTATTTCCACTGCCAAATTTCAGTGGTTATTATAAGCATTACGATGGGCAAGGGGGGGGAAGTATAATTATTTCTTCTCAATCCTAAACTGATAATTGAGATagagaaagaagcagcaaatGTCTAGGGATGGTAGCTACTCCAAGAAAACACCAGGGCAGGTCTAGGTAGGGAAGAAGTAGACCTGGCAGTGATCCTTACTCTGTCAAAAGCAACAGCCTCAGTGATTTATGGGGCAAGCGGGGAGCTCAACAAAAAGGCTCTACCACACTTCCTTGTCTTATTATAGAGGCTCTTGCTGCAGATACAAGTGGAGCAGGCTGCTTCTGCAATTCTATCTTATGCTATGCTTAGTCTGTACCAAACCTGCTCCACACCCCAATCAAAAAGTACAGCTTTAATTTTTGCAACATTTGTATTTTGTAAAAAGCAATGAATGCATTCACTTTGGGCAGCAAcacttattaaaaaaacaaaatatcccaaAAATGAACTTCATCTGCCAAGCATTTACAACTTCTGCCAAACACAAGCACCCAGGCCTTGCAAACTGTTGTCTAAAAACATCCCAACCCCCAAATCTTCCATAGAAGGAAATCCTATCAGTAGTTTACCAAGCATTGTTCAAGTACGCCATGTCCTAAAGGCAAAGAGGTTCATGTTTTACCCTTTGAACTTTGTAATATTCCTGCCCAAAACCATTTTGCTGTATTTTGAAATGCTATTCTGATAACACAAGTTTATTTTAGAATCTCATGTTTACCCTtggaggcaaacacacacaccgtTAGTACTTCGTAAAAAAATCTCAGCCGCATTTGTTCTCAAAAATCAAAAACAGCACATACAATCTCTGTAATAACTGCAGAGCTGataaacaccattaaaaaaaacacatcactgatttctttttttaactttctaAATACCATTGCTCTAAAAACAGTACATAGCTGTGGACAGATGCTGTCATTAAACTAGCTAAAAGACAAGTCATATTAAGCTTAAATACCCTTAGAAGGAACAATATGGGCATAGACTAGCACAGAGGTTTTAAACCTTTTGGGGTCCACGTCTCCCTTGactaactacattctttctgtggcagccTCTCAcactttttcaaacaccctcccttgtggagtattccctcagcctcctctcctcagtATTAGTGGTTTGCTAGATTGTCCTTGATTCAGCAAAGGTGAGACGTGTGTGGGTCATCATTCTTAATTGGGACTTATGCATGAAAAAGGATGCTGTAAAGATTCTGGGCAATATCCAAGTTGCTCAGTCCCATAGTattacttaagtccattgatttcattggattGGATTCTGTTTACACCAAGTTTCAGAACAAAATCaagatatttttatttgaaagtaTTTTGCTTCCAAAATTCATGACTTCCTCCTCCCAAACTAGCACGGATCTAATCTAGGGTGCAATAATccagtgctaaaaaaaaaagattcagcaACTCTGGATGTATTGCTGTGTCTTGACAGTAAGATTTAAAGAGTCTTTAGAATGGTCTTACACATCCTTCTTGTCTGGAACTGCTGTCTTAAGGAAAAATCAAAAGCATTCATATGTGTCTATACAAAGATCTTCATCTCCACACAAAGGAGACAATTAAGAGAATGCAAAACAAGCTTATCCCAGCTTCAAAGGGGAGTATGAAATGGATTTGCAAGGGTATTAATTGCACTTGTAAAGAATGAAACTGAATGCTGTATCCAAGGTTATATGCAGTGTAGGTGGGCAGGCAGCAGCTGTCACATGCATTACTGTTTGCGCAAATGATCAAATAACTAACAGAAGACAAACTGATTTTAGTAAAGCTTTGCCATCCATGTAATTGTATCAGTGCCGACATTACTATTAGACGTATGTTAAGGTATTTAAACCTCAGCTGGAAAGCACGCAGCAGGCAACACAAATCCAAATTAAAGTCCAAAGACTAATGCTTCATTCACACTCAGGAGTACGGTGGGATCTGAGCAGCTTTGTCAAGCATTTGCTACCAGTTGCTGCATCTTGTGCTGCATTGGATGCTATACTGGACACCAACCAAGTCAATTTTTGAGATGGGTGACAGAGCTACAGTGTGCACATGAAAAGAACACATAGTTCTTTAGATCCTAACCATATATACAGTAATGAATCTACAGAGACCAGAGAAGGACACAACCACCTCCATTTTCAAGTGGTAGAGTCACAAAGAAAGAGAGTGTATCACAAGCCTTTTCTCTTTCTATAGATTGACCCTTATTTAAATAAGCTAAAAAATACAGGTTAGTCATAGATATGAAGTAGTATTCAGTAATTAGTTAATAATATACAATGCATTACAATTTAATTCAAGAACTATGGGATATATGCCTaaacaccaaaaacaaaacccattacttttgttttgttgcttttttaaaaaaaatatgttgctcTTCAGTTAAAATGCTTCCAGGAACTGAATTATATTAAAATAGAATGTGccaatttgttttttctttctttctttctttctttctttctttctttctttctttctttctttcttggagtgCCTTAAGTCTCTTCTATTAAATTGCATTTCTTACAAAAGAGAAATGGAATCTGCATAACTGATTTCAGCAGCACAGACTTTACATATGGTAGTCCAAAAGGTCACTGTTGGTGTTCCCTAGCTTCCACCTCCCCAAATACCCCTGTTCTTGGATGCTTTCCTACATAGTCATTTTTGAAAAATCCACACAGATCCTGCAGTTTCACACTTATCCAGAGGTTAGCTGTAACACAGGATTCATGCTGAATAACTCATCTAAGTCCAGAAAGCAGGAGGAAAATGTCATCCTTTCCATTCACCAAAGATCAGTGCACACCCCATCCCTTGTTTTGATGAAGTTTCAGGATCAGTCAGAGAAAAATGTATTACTTCCACACTTGGTAAAACATAGATTGCAATGCTCAATACATAGCTTTGCACAAATAGCCATGTATGGTAACAGTTTTAGCCAAGCAGAAGGGTCTTTGGGACTTGATTTCTAACTAATCAGAAAAACTCAAGAAGATCCTGAAGATGAGTTGTTGTTTTCAACCATACTGACTTAATACATTCTCAGAAATCCAGTATGTCTGCATGTAACATGTATgccaataaattattttaaacctTCAGTGCTGTGTAAGAAGAGTATACTGTAGAAAATATTTGAACTGTAGACTTAAAataagatgtttttgacctagggtgatgaaatgaaacaaaagaaaggAATCCTACCTTGGCAAAAAAGACTGTGAGATGAGTTTCACTGCCAAGTATCCAAATAGGGAACTTTGGGGACTTCAAATAGGAGCCAacctaaaatgaaaagaaaaaaaatatgtagcAAGTTCATAACCTAACACCATACAACATTTTGTCCTCAAATATTGCAGTGTACACTGAGCTAATAGTACTCTGCAACAGAATAGTTCTGCACCCCgagaaaataaaaatcagacatggtttggctaattaaaccatctatggccttttaaactgtggggggtattgttattgtttgttactGTTGAATGtctttttgtattgtaaactgccctgtgatccctCAATGAGGGGTGGTATAgggatttaataaataaaaataatgctgcTTATTTTGTATTCCAAAATCCAGGTCAGATTTCCCCATATGTATGAAGGAGCTTGGTATGAAAGGACTAAAGGAGGAGACAGGTACAAAAATTGGTGAAAGCTAGCTACATACAGTATTCATCACTGTGACCCCTGATTCCTAGATACTGTGTTTGGATCCTGCTTTACCAGACAAAATGCATGTTGCAAGGTTCACTCTACCATTCTAATAACCATCATCATGATCACCATAATCTTTATTAATAACAACCAACATGAAactgaacactttttaaaaaataagtaaaaccagaattggccactgtgagaacaggatgctggattaggttGGCCACTGACTGGATTCAGCAGActactcttatgttcttaattatcAGGATGAATTCTGTATCATAATGAATGCTGTACTTGCATGGTAACCACAAATACatgtgcaaaaaataaatgtaaggttCCCaagatttattggtttttttatgcACGAAATAAGAATGTTAAGAGCTGAACAAGTCTAATTTGTGCATGAGTGATCTGCAGAGGGACAAATCAGTGGATGCTTCAGTAAAATATCAAATATATTGGGTGCAATTTCTACACCTTCAGGATTCCTATAGCTCTTTTTCCCATCTTCCCCCGCTTACAAGGACCCATTAAGAGTGAATGGTATGTTCAAAGCAAATTATTAATGGTTTGAAACTAAATTTATACTGAGGCAAGAGGGAAAGCTAGTGCACATGGATTTCTTAACTACATAAATAACTTTTCATAGGCAAGGGGAGGTGAGAAAACAGGCATTCATTGATCCTATGAGAATTCTATCTTAGGTGGACTAGATTGTGCCTTTTAGATTCTTGTGACAGGAGAAGGAAGCAAAAGATAGACATAACTTGTAACTCTGAATAAGCTAAGTTTCTTCATTGCTTACTCATCAGCAAGACATATGACTTTGCTGTTGCTAAAAAAAAGGCGAttctaaaaaagttttttaacTTGAGATTTGAAAAATTTAGATGACATATGCTTCATCTGTGATTTCTCTTCAACAGTTAAAGGCTGAAGTTGAAATACCAAGTTTTCAAAGGATTTTCTTTCTGGGGTTAACACCAGCCATGCTTTTACATAAGGAGTGATATCCAATTAAGTCATACCGAGAGCAGACCTACAGAAATAAACTGACTTcagttatttcaatgggtctactcttaagtAAATAACACAGCATATCACCCAAGGACTCTGAACTATCTTACCTTACAGTATCTTAAAGATTCCATAAGTGTCAAAAAACCAACAGTTGCTTGTTTATGTATTCCAAGTAGTtctgaagaaaaataaaactcTGTATTAGATTGCAAAATTTGAGTCATGCTACAGTTTCCTTCTTAAAACACGCCACGACACTTTGGCCTACAATCAATCATGTAACAGAGCACATAAAAACTAGGCAGAGAaataagggtgcaatcctattcCTAAAATCCTCTGACTGAATGGACCCTGGAAGTGACAAAACTACTGCCTGATTCATAGAGAGCAAATCATGCTGATGGAATGAGATATCCACCCCCAGAATGATGGTGGAAGGCTAGAGACAGAAGCCAAAGCAtggtggtggaggggggcatTCTTGGCCCAAGCCCTATTACAAATTTTCAAGAGTAACTTATCATGGAAATCAAGTCATAACAACAGAACAAAAAACTGATAAACACATAcaatataataattatttctctcttttgtttacaagaagctttttgttttaaacaaagcaAATGATGCCAAATATATGATGAACTCTTAAAAGCAAACAATGCAAAGAACTAGAATCTCCTTCCAAATGGGCTTTTTCTTTCCATTGCCAACTTGTCCTCTGCGCAGAAAATTTTGAAGAAAATTGGCTTGTAAAAAGGCCACTCTAAGAAAAGCTGAAAACACAGTTGGTGTACTACAAATTTATATGAACTCAAGACCATGCTGTTAACATATCAGCAAAATCTGCCCCAAACCTGCCTGCTTAACTTGAGGCAAactcctcctctcccccagccccttttTGCATTCTGTAAGGGAGAGTTATACAACATCTCAAGAAAGGTGCACACATGTTGCCTGGACCAGTGGTTCCCCaaacctcccctctcccactatgaaccacttgaaaatcagtacttttaattattattatttctttaattagTTAATCAAAATTGAGTGGGCTACTTTTTatgaaataacaaataaaatataagcaCCAAACCAAGTTATTCTAGCTCTTAATCTGTAAAAGGAATTAATAAGGGATACCTCAGAGAAATTCATGTGTGGTTAAGAAATAAGAAtattatttgaaaatggctatagCTCTGGGGAAATTACTCATTatctcaaaaggggggggggataagaacgATAGAAAAGAGGAGGAAGTACCAACATTTAGTGGGCAGAAGAAATGGAGATGTTTTTGAGTAAAGAACTGAAGGGTGCTGAGGAATGAATGTGAACTCTAAAGTTATTTTCttagaaaataaaaaggaggGTAAACATGCATTTGGAATGCTCACAGGGATATAATTTCAGAGAAAGGCCAAACAGGAGCAGAAAAACAAGTTGGCAAGGAAAGGGTTAAGAATCACCCAAGagtactttttgtttgtttctttgtttgaaaGAGTGGCCTTTGGGGCTTCATTGCATACATTTGTGAGTAACATACAATTTGATTTTTAGCCACTTTTGCCCAAGGAATATATTAGTACCCAATCAGGTACTGCAGAccccgtttttcaaaagccaagccatggacctcttacttttttttaaaaaaaatgatatctctatggtagtttttgttatgtgaatgatCCATGAAACTCTGGGTGAGTTGCACAGACCTCCTGGGGGTCTGCAGACCACCAACTGGGAACCACTGCATTACTGTATTGTATCTAGGCTATATGTGAACATTACAGAAAAAAATCAGGATTATCAGCAACTCTATACCAATTTTCTTCATTGTTAATCTTGAAATTCTGGAAAGACGAAACAAACTACAGCGCTACATTTTCAAGTTTCCTCATCCTTTTTCAGTGATTCATAGTCAAATGGCTATATATGGCAATATATACTaagacaaacactctgtgggcaAACTGAtcattttgggtggggtggggagagtgacATGGGGATTAAATTAGTGAACattttgcatgtatttatttttcattctacTAAGAGCATAGTTCTAGATTCAAGGAAGAATTCTATCAAGTTTCTTATAAGCACATTGTCAAAGAGCTTGATTACATGAAACCACTATCAGCCTTCCTATTTCAAGATATAAATGCTTATTAAAGGGAAGACACAGGCACTGCACAGCTATCCCACAGTAACTACCTTGTGCAATGTCTTTCATAGCAACTAGATGACTTTGGAGAGGTTTACCCACATTCTAAACTCTTCACTTATTTTTCTTCCTTAGGACCCACTGCCATCTTGTGGTAAACTAAAGAGTACAAGTTTCCTTGTACTGTATACAGTACTGGTAATTAGTTATCATGGGCTGATGTGAACTCCTGACTCCCTAGACTCCTTGAAGAAATTTATTAAAAACCCAACACTCAGATCTCACAGAACTTAGTGGGCAGGCAGTTTACCAAAAACGAATGACTAGAATTTTGCAGTCAAGTAGCATTTTAAAGTGGAGTAATATGTCAATATTCATAAATAGacacaaagaaacacaaacatTTGTATAAAGCCATAGCTTTAGTTTGTAAGAACTATATACAATTCAAATTCAGAACATTTAGTATACAACTCCTGATGCCGCATCACAGCAAAGTCGTATCAAGTAGAAACTTACTCATTCCTGAGCATTCCCTGTCTCCATCCCAGACGTTAGATACTGCATGCCCCGTCAACAGGAGGTTAATTAAGCTTTGGCTTAATAtgaagaaaacaagcttttagATTTGCAATTTGCGTACACATTTTTCTAAACAAATTAATTTTGATGGCACTACAACTATTTTATTGAAAAGCACATAGGGAGATAAAGCAAGCTACAACATGCACTTAACTTTTTTCAGAAGGTCAAGGTTCAATTTCAGTTCATCTGGTATAAAATCATGCCTTCACCAACACAATAGGTGCTAACAATACAAGATGCTTCCAGATGAAATCATAAAAAAACCACTGTCCCACATATTCGCCATCAATTCCTTTGTAATTAATAATGGCAGAAACTGTGTTTCTAAAGTATTATTTGTTCAGAAAACAGGCAGTACTTTCCTTAAGGAAAGTATAGGACTAACCAGAGCTTACCTTCCGTGGCCATACACTGGATCTATTAATGGCTCAGTTGAAtcttcaatttcattttttatgtTTTCAATGCCCTAGAAAACAGGAACGCTTTCTGGTATATTTACTGGCATAGTGGCCACATCTTCCTgctaagaaatatttttttcttttaacaaataaCCAACCCTTAACATTTTGTCAACAATGGAAAAACTGATACATATGGTTAGTTTGCCCTCTATTTTGACTAACTTGTTCCGACAAGATAACTGAATTGCCATTCAGGCTGTCACTGAACAAGCAAAGGATTAAACTGGGCATGGGGCAGAGGGGCGCATGCAAGTCTTGTGAGACACTGCTGTCATAGACACTgtgaggttgggggtggggagagaggggtaGGGGCAGTGATTCTTCATTCTTTTTGCTTAGTGTATGTGCAAAGTTTTTTGTGTCAGTGTTGCGACGATAggttctttatttttctgtttgtttttgttcaccTGTTCTTGATTTAAAAGCAAGCTCCTACAACTCAAAAACCTGATAAGCCAGGGTTCCTACTTGCAGGGAGGTTTCACAGTACATTCATTCAATCAAACAAGCTTAAAACTGCCCTTCATACCTATGCACTGATCAAAACAAAGATCTAAAAAGCAGCTGGGTTGAGGGCTTGAggcagcccccccaccccatccatgaTTAACAAGTGCCTATACAAAGCTCAGGGTTCTCCCACAGTGTAAAATTAACagtttacagcattaaaacatcTAATTGTAGATTATGAAACCAAAATGGGAAGATCAGGCCAAACAACAGGAAATTAATCAATCTGCCTGCTTCATGCAAGCACACACATTGTATTGAAGGTGATGGGATGGAGGAAACAAGCACCTTTAATCCCCTTCCTTCCTTATATCCAGTATGAGAGGTGGGAAGAAGAAAGATCTTATTAAAGACCCAAAACCACAGATTTAAAAAAGCATGCCTGTTTTGAAAGCTTCTCTACTACAAATTAAGGAGAAAATTTTACAGATTCTAAAATGAAATGTTACCGAGTTTATGCTTCAGACACTTTTTTGTTAGTTTAAgaatgcaaacatttttaaaaatagaaacaaaccTTTGTCAGTATCACAGAATACAGAAAAAGCAACACTCCAAATTTGTTTGTCCAGACTGAATACTGATTCCAAACTGCTTCTTTGAAATCAGGAAAGCTTGTGAATGACTGCTTGCtgaagattaaaaagaaaagtccATTAGACATGGTACTGGGCTTTGACAGAGTTCAATTTTGTATTTGTTAGCTGACTAGCAACAAAATGCAAGATAACGTGAGGTGCATCTGAATGCTTAAGGCATGCAATAATAGTATCTGTGACCAATACATTTGCAACACAATTAGCAGCAACTGTCTTAATGGAGAAAAAATAATGGTTATAGCATGTACACAGTacaagtaccgtatatacccgagtataagccgacccaaatataaaccgaggcacctaattttcctacaaaaacctgggaaagtttattgacttgagtataagccggttcacctttgccgctgtggaggaggaggaggaacgagcagcccaaaagcagccctttgggctgctccttcctcttcctcctttgccgctgtgg is a genomic window of Lacerta agilis isolate rLacAgi1 chromosome 12, rLacAgi1.pri, whole genome shotgun sequence containing:
- the MINDY3 gene encoding ubiquitin carboxyl-terminal hydrolase MINDY-3 isoform X2, which produces MCSAEKCLLCIAALAVEELGFERFHSLIHKQSFTSFPDFKEAVWNQYSVWTNKFGVLLFLYSVILTKGIENIKNEIEDSTEPLIDPVYGHGSQSLINLLLTGHAVSNVWDGDRECSGMKLLGIHKQATVGFLTLMESLRYCKVGSYLKSPKFPIWILGSETHLTVFFAKDLALVAPEAPSEQARRVFQTYDPEDNGFIPDSLLEDVMKALDLVSDPEYVNLMKTKLDPEGLGIILLGPFLQEFFPEQESKVQESFTVYHYNGLKQSNYNEKVMYVEGTAVIMGFEDPMLQTDDTPVKRCLQTKWPYIELLWTTDRSPSLN